In Cucurbita pepo subsp. pepo cultivar mu-cu-16 chromosome LG10, ASM280686v2, whole genome shotgun sequence, the DNA window ttctctaaccaacgtgggatgtCACAGATTGAGTTGATTACACAAGTAACCCGAATAGAgtttgtgatgtctcacattggtttgggaggagaacagaaCACCCTTTCTAAGGGAgtggaaatcttcccctaccagacgtattttaaagcattgaggggaaaccaaaagggaaaaagaagacaatatctgctagcggttgatctgggtcgttacaattggtattagagccagacactggacgatgtgtcagccttctcgcccTTCCACCAAgtggggtagacacgaggcggtgtgccagtaagaacgctggacccaaaatgggggtggatttggtgggggtcctgCATcgaattggagaaaggaacgagtgctagcaaaGACACTGGGCtatgaaagggggtggattgtgtgtCCCTCATtggtttgggaggagaacaaaacatcatttataagcaATCTCATCTCCTGACAGATGTATTttaagaggacaatatctcctacCATTGGATCTGGGTGGTTACAGAGTTcgtaatccaacccaaccttcTATTTTCGAGATGGGTATGTTGTCcggtttttttattattattatttaaaaaaattacaacttGCCACATCTCTATATATGGTGTAGAATTGGAGCTTGAAGTTTATGTGCACTAAGACTATCAATGGCTTCCTTAACCATTCATTCTTCCACCACCGTCTTCCCCGCCCACCCTACTCCCATTGCCACCCTCTCCTTCTCCGAGAGCGACCAAATCAAGCCATGGACTCACTCCCCCACCGTCTATGTCTACCGATCCCCCGCTGTCGCCACCTCCACCGTCGTCGAGTCCTTGAGAAACTCCCTCTCCCAAATGCTCGTCCCTTACTACCCTCTTGCTGGCCGCCTCCACTGGATCGGTGGAGGCCGTCTTGAGCTTCATTGCTGCAGCGCCGGAGCTCAGCTCATTGAAGCCTCCTCTACCGCCACGCTCGACGATTATGGCGATTTCTCCCCCACTGATGCTCTTCGAGAGCTCGCTCCAAAAGTCGATTATAGTACTCCCATTGAGGAGCTGCCGGTGTTTTTGATTCAAGTGACGAGATTTAGCTGCGGCGGGATTGTGATCGGTACCGGCCTTTCTCACATTCTTGTCGATGGGGTCTCGGCGATTACGTTTATCAACTCGTGGGCGAGCATTGCACGGAAGGAGAAGACGGTGGAGAGTATTGTCCAGCCATTTCATGACCGGAGCGTTCTACAACCGCAGAAGCCATTGCGGGCGCCGAGGTTCGACCACCGTGAATACGACAACCCGCCATTTCTTTTAGGTTGCTTGGATGCTAAGGTATGTTTAACTAAAAAAGCTGATAAATTATTAgagaatttgaactttttgtcGTCACACATTGACTTATTAAGGGGtcgatcatgagtttataagtaatgaatacataccaaaagtaaaatcacgagagcttatgctcaaagtgaacaatatcataccattgagTAGAGtcgattcctaacatggtatcagagtcatactCTGGTTAAGccatgtgatgtcccacattggttgagaggagaacaaaccaccatgtataagggtgtgaaaaactTCTCCGagagacgcattttaaagccttgagaggaggcccaaaagggaaagcctaaagaggacaatatctgctagctagcggtggatctgggctgttacaaatggtatgagagcAGACACCtcacgatgtgccagccttctcgctgttccccgaaggggggtagacacgaggcgttgtgccagtaaggacgcggggccccaaagggggggtggatttaggggcggtcccacatcaattggaggaaggaaagagttcCAGCGAGAccgctgggctccgaagggggttggattgtgatgtctgacattggttagggaggagaacaaaccaccctttataagggtgtggaaaccttcccttagcagacgcgttttaaagccccttgaggggaagccttccttcccttagcagacgcgttttaaagccccttgaggggaagcccgaaaaggaaagcccaaagagagaCAATatcggggaggagaacaaaccaccatttataagggtgtggaaaccttcccttaccagacgcgttttaaagccccttgaggggaagcccgaaaaggaaagcccaaagagagaCAATatcggggaggagaacaaaccaccatttataagggtgtggaaaccttcccttaccagacgcgttttaaagccccttgaggggaagcccgaaaaggaaagcccaaagagagaCAATatcggggaggagaacaaaccaccatttataagggtgtggaaaccttcccttaccagacgcgttttaaagccccttgaggggaagcccgaaaaggaaagcccaaagagagaCAATatcggggaggagaacaaaccaccatttataagggtgtggaaaccttcccttagcagacgcgttttaaagccccttgaggggaagcccgaaaaggaaagcccaaagagagacaatatctactagtgatggtggatctgggcctTTACCAGTCATGCcaataaaatactcaaatgtGCATTTACCaatcatgtcaatagaatactcaaatgtcgaacattGAAGTTGTAAGTCTCGAAGGTGCAGTCAAAagttgtactttgttcgagagctccagagaaggagtcaagtctcgattaaggggaggttgtccTAGTCAAGCTCGATTAAgagaggctattcgagagatTCCAAAGAAGGAGTCAAATCTCGATTATCAGAATTCAAACACCCGTcacttttatttcaatatattaataCATTTCTATATTCCCAACAGGAGGAGCgaaagaaagaatccataCCCACATTGCTGAAACTTTCCAAAGAACAAGtcgaaaaactcaaaaagagAGCAAATTCGAACAAAGTCAACCAACTCTACGAGCTACCATCACGACCATACACTCGATACGAGTCTATTGCAGGCCATATGTGGGTATGTGCATGCAAGGCTCGTAGCACCGGCGACAACTCCCAACCAACAATGGTCCGAGTCGCAGTCGATGTACGACGACGAC includes these proteins:
- the LOC111803298 gene encoding spermidine hydroxycinnamoyl transferase-like, which translates into the protein MASLTIHSSTTVFPAHPTPIATLSFSESDQIKPWTHSPTVYVYRSPAVATSTVVESLRNSLSQMLVPYYPLAGRLHWIGGGRLELHCCSAGAQLIEASSTATLDDYGDFSPTDALRELAPKVDYSTPIEELPVFLIQVTRFSCGGIVIGTGLSHILVDGVSAITFINSWASIARKEKTVESIVQPFHDRSVLQPQKPLRAPRFDHREYDNPPFLLGCLDAKEERKKESIPTLLKLSKEQVEKLKKRANSNKVNQLYELPSRPYTRYESIAGHMWVCACKARSTGDNSQPTMVRVAVDVRRRLGTPVPNNFTGNSTLVAVTPKCQFGDLISQPLSYAAGKIREGTWKITDEYARSALDFLASQEDISWVRTSYHTKVKVEAPFWGNPNLSLGSWMSLPLYEADFGWGKPCYVGPATLNADGKSFIMPAPDNDGGLIIAIRLQKKHMDDFKRHFYEDL